The Aquila chrysaetos chrysaetos chromosome 7, bAquChr1.4, whole genome shotgun sequence DNA segment TTGGTCGAAAGATAAGCACACATGTATATCTCTAAATTTCAGGAAATATAAAGCTTCTACTTTCAGAGGAGTCCTCAGAGTGCTGTAATAAGGTATGAGACAACTGACAACTGACTTTAAAAGAAGTCCTAATTTAAACAAGGGGCCAAAGTTATCAACATGACCAACTTGTACAAATGTGGACTCATCAGGGCCATGTTGTCCATGATTCCAGGTGCTTAAATGGCAAACAGACGGTACGTTCAGCCAAGGTCTTGGGGTCTGGCTGAGCCTCATGTGAATGTCTCTCACGGTACGGATGCAGAGATGCTCAGCTTCCCTGAGCATTTTGGCTGTACTGGGCCCATCCTTTGTCATGGTCTGAACTGAGAACCAGCCCCTAAAACTCTGGCCTCACTCCTGTCTTCCTGGCTCCAAGTAGCAGGACCAGATCGGGTAGCAGGCAGTGAGCAGCAGAGACACTACCATGGGTCCACTGCCTGTTTTGCCTCTGCCAGTGCCCTGGGACACTGGGCTGGCCTTCCCCTCCAACAGGAAGACCCCATGGGGTGGCTGCTGCCCCTGGGGTAGGGAGGCCCTGCAAGTAGCAGAGTCACCCGtcccagtgcagcagcagtAGGCTTTCTCCATCCTTCACTTTCCTCTTTATCCTCAGGGTTGCAAAATCCAGGTTTTCCAAGGCTCCCGGAAAGCTGTGAGCTGGTCGTGTGGAAAGGTGTAGCTCTAAGACAGATGTTCTGGACTGGTTCACCCGTGAGTTACTCCTGGCCTACTGTAGGATTTTGCTCTTCATCATAAGGGGTCTCCATCATGCCATCTGCTGTGACTTCATCCCTGTCCCAGGATTCAAtccctttcttttaatatcAGGATGTTGTTCCCATTGCACATGATAGCAGCCAGGCAACACAATCTGGAAatcctgcaggcagctctgtcAGTGCTGGGGATGCTTTGGAGGCCTCCAGGCATGTCCTTGCCAATCTAAACAAAGACGGTTGTTTTATCTggatttttaagtgtttgatTAAAAGGTGGTTCAATAATACACTTACCCTTTTTTTTGAGTTGGAAGTACACATGAAGTAGATAGAGCAAGCATCTGTAGatttatttccactgaaagGCAAACTATTATTCTCATAGTCAGCACGTAGGTGTGCCTTCCATAACTTTCTAAAATCGTGAGTGACTAACCTTTTCCAAGAGTTCAGTTTTTCTAACCTTTCcttgagtttttattttttaagagatatAGACTTACAGTGCTTATTTCCCAAACGATCACAAGGCTTATGATGCCACTGCTCAGGTCTCAAACATTAGTAATATAATCCTGTGCTTATAAACTGCCACCAAGACACCCATAACACAGGAGTCTGGCAAGTAGGCTCCCATTCCACAGCACCAATTAATGCTCCACAAAACGGATATGCAGAACATTTGCTATAAAACCTGAAATCACACCcattttgtctgaaaaagagacaaaagaacagaaaaaaagagggataCAGTTGGAGGTCTAAGCTGACTGGGGTCTTTGCAGTAAACACTCCCTGCTGTGGAGAGGCACTCATAAATGTCAGTGCTGATTTTCCAGACCAGTTCTTCAGCTGGTGTTGCAAAAAAATGGAGTCATGCCATTAGGCACCAGATGTAGTTTTGGGGCCTGGGGTACAGTGTGGGAAGCCTCTAAatctagaagagaaaaaaacatcctgCACTTTGTAAACAGACAGGATGGACTGCAATGACAAATTAATAAGCTACCATACACTCTATTCTAAAGGGAGGAATAATGGAAGTTATTCATTATTCACTTTATTTACTAATAATGATACAGTATGTATTAATAGCAAGGGGTTATGGTAATTTGACATATGACTCATATGAAAATACATCTAGGCTGAGATTATGCTGCATAATCAGATGGCAACAAAAGAATTTCTGGGTATCAGTATTCTTCCTTAGAGGCCTCCTTTAGACTTCATTTTCAATCTTGGCCATGGTGTTGTCAAAGAATTGGGCATGGTTGCAATCTCTGGGCAAAAAGGAGCTCAGGACAGGAATGGCAAGGCACTGTTAAAGAAGGGCTGCAAGTATTTTAGCAGAACTGTCTGGAAAAGAAGATACACAGCACCTGTCCACTTTGAACTTAGGCTAAGCATTGCTATTTGGTCCTACATTTTCAAGATTGCCagatttcacaaaacaaaaatttaaaacaaaatgcctaGCATATTTTAACATGGTGAGTAGGAGATCTGATAGGCGTGTCAGGcactaaaaatgcaaatgcaaatgcaaactACAGTGTCAATCTGAATTGCCATGCTAGGCCAAGCTTATTTTATTACATACATTCTGCATTCTAAGTACTAATATGTTCATAATGTAAACATTAAGCATACAGAGTTAAAATTCAAGGCCACAATATTTTTGATTGTCCCTTTTTTGTGTCTTTGGTTGGCCGAGATCAACTCGTAGTGTATAAATGCATAAGTTatataataattatataaaaaggaaaaaataacattgaCTTGTATACTTCATTCTGACAAACGCACAGCGTTCGCGACTCGATAAAGAAAAACTGGCGCCCGCCTAACAAAAATACTTAGATGATTTCTGATTTTGGCAGTCAGGGGTTGTCTCTTGCTTTATCCAATAGAAAACAAACTCCCTTAATAATGATGAGGTTCTAACTGGTAACTTTTAAATATCAAACACAAttccagttttactttttttttttaagagatgcaTACTCTGATTTCtgaattcttctgcttttccctttttccacttttttttattactgtaaaaTCAAGTCTGTTCCTCCTGTAATACTGGGAATGGTATGATACTGAGCAATATGTTTCACAAGTCCAAACAAGTGTTTCTTCATAGTCCCAACGCTAGTAAGTTTTGAGTCTTTTCAGTCCTACTGGtaaagaagtttcttttctcccattctCACCACCTTtgtcctcctctttctcctttctgcttcctctgtcAGGTACAGGCCTCTGATCACAGTCATACACTTGCCCTTCAGCACATTCTCATTTCCAATGCTTGGCTCAGGGTTCCTGTAATACTGTCAAGGAATCTTAAAGTTTGGGTTGTCTTCACAGTTTGAGTAGCTGATAACACTCTGATGAATGGAACGCATTTGATTTCAACTAAAACAATGCTGTTATATTCCAAATCAGCTTCCACACTAAACCAGTCTCTTTTGTTgatatgtttctattttttaaatacaggtagggtctttctccttttttttcccttttcccccctcttttgTAATGATTCATATATTGTATGTTAGGTCACTATAGACTTATCCTTATATTGCTGTAGTATAGTCCCAGTTTTGCACTAGCAAGATATCAAACTTTACACATAAGCTTATCAACTTTTTAAGACCACTAGCTTTCGTAGGTTTTCCTTACCATTTCATGCTTTTACCTACAATAGTCTATTGTTGTTTGGTCCACAGAGTCGATGCCCATATACATTAGATTTTAGTATCTTAATACTTCTTGAATATCTCCTTTAAATCCCTACTACAAAGAGTCTTTTTGAcatctattttttaatgtgttttttcccaGCCAAACCTTCACTTGTCTCTTAGGCACTTTTCATTCGTGTACTCCAATAGAGTTCTTCATTGCAATTCATCAGGGACTGTATCCCAGGGAGAAGtgtctttgtttgctttttctggtgtttctttttttccccgcttAGTAGTAGGTGCCAAGATGAGAAGGCATATGAGCAGCTGGCAGCCTGGTATTGGGATAAATACCTCCAGTTGGTGAATTCCAGTATGGATTAGGGGCAGCAAAAAAGCTGGAAGATGTTACGGGCAAAGCAGGGGGGTGGGGAGCTACAAAGTTCATCTTCTGAGGGTGTGCATGATAGGAGCTCATGTAGGGGAGGTCTGATGGGTATTTGTACATGGACGACTCTGGGGGGTGAGGCTGGAGAGCCTGAGCGATTCCGTGGAAATCAAATTTGTAGGCGTAGCGCTTACCATGAACCTTAgtcataatatttttatcatagTAGTAGCGAAGCGCACGGCTGAGTTTGTCATAGTTCATGTTAGGCTTGCTTTTTCGCTCCCCCCAGCGCCGAGCCACTTCGTCAGGGTCGGTCATCTTGAATTCCCCATTGGTGCCCTCCCAGGTGATGCAGTTGGAGTTGGAGCTGTCCGAGAGGAGCTCCAGCAGGAACTGCCATAGCTGTATCTGCCCACTCCCTGCAGGGGGAAATGAGATAGAAATGTCAGGACTACTGACTAATAACATTAAGACATCAATTCTTCCAGGCTCTCACATAGGACCCTATTAGGAAATGTTGCAATGTCGGTTCCTACTTCTTACTCTTAACTAGTCCCCTTTCTCCCAGCGCTGTCTCATGAAATCCTAAAGAGCAGAGATAATGGTAATGTGTCATGTTTTCCTTCATCTAAGTGGCAGAATGCCATTACATGGAGATTTAATAGTTACCTAATGTCATTCAGTGTAGACAATTGATGGGGAAATAATACAGCGCTCATTTAGGAAACTAATCTCTAAAGTTCAGGACAAACAGCTTTCACTTGTGTAACATTTTGCTTGTTCTCACAGCATTATGTTGCAACTAAATGTTCTCTGCTATGGAATAAGCCTACACAAAATGGAGAAGTTTAGAGAAAGCTGGGCTTGTGCCAAACCATATCATCCATTTGCAGCATCTGGGGAAATGCAGAACGGAAACTTATTAGCTTGCTGTTGCACTGCATACAACCATAGGGCAAAACATTTGCAAGACCAGTGAAAAGGTCCATAGAATACATTCTTGTCATCGTTCTGTGTCAAACGAGTTTAAATGATTATTGAAGTTAAGACTTAAAAcgttgttgttggtttttttgcactCCTCTGCCAATTTCatcttaaagagaaaataaattaatctgctGTCAACTTTGCAGAATTGTGTTGCCCAGAGTTATAGGAACAAAATTTGTCCATTTTAGGCAACTGAAAGTAGATTTCAAAGGGCCTTGCCACTGATATTCATGTTAAAAGCTTAGCATTTCTTaataaagcagcactgaaatgatgcaaaatacagctgaagCAGCTTGCAAGGCAATCTGTTTCACAAGCACAATGTCAGCAGAATTTGCCAACCAGCTTGTATGTGCTAACTTCTAAGTACATCTCTGACCAGGAAtcatttgggtttcttttttttttttttccaaaccagatATGTGGGTATAAtaaacaagcttttctttagaaagctTATAGTAGCGAATTATAATATCAAGCTAGAGTAGCATCTGAAATCCATTAGCAGTTTATACTTCAGTGCAACTGAAACCCATATTCGTTTAAATGATATTTATCCAAACTGTCCTTAAtgaatttcttctgttccaTTAACATGCattaagtaaacaaacaaacaaaagaatccATGGTATGAGCAAGGCATGCAAGTTTTAGTACATGAAACATAACAAGAGGATTAGCCTTTGAAAATCAATAAACAGTTCAGCACTGGACAAAACACAAATTTTTGAATAAGCAATCCAACATATGTTCTAACATAAACACTTGCCTTCCAAATGTAATATATAGTCCTATGAAAATAAACGGTTGCTGtcaatttccttttaatgaGAGAGTAATTCCACCAAtttataaacacacaaaacatgTTAAAGCACAGGAATGATGGTGTGTAGGAATTCCGTATCCAACTGTTAAAAAAGTATCCCAGTCCAGACCATGTGAGTGTCTTCCACAGTAACGAAGTCTACCAAATGGATGCTTGACACAATTGTAAAACCCAGGGTTTACGAACAAATTAAAGGGAGGTAGGCCCCCACTTCCAGTTAAGATCAGTGTCACCTGGAAACCCACCGCCTTAGGCCATTTGGAAAATCCTATTCTTAAAACTTACTTAATTGCTTTCTTATGCCATGCAAAACTGTTTAGAAAGTAAGCTAATCTAGAACTGTGCTTGATGTCACTTGCGATAAAGTGAAAGGAAATGCATCAGGTTTTTGGCAATTTCATGCCTTGAAAAGCCATACAATCATTGTAAGAAACACTGTTACTGGGGGTTGAGGAGACTTGCAATGTGGAACAAGGAACACTGTGCCCTGTGGCTGTTAAAGCAAGGGAAATAGGAAGTGGCACGTACAATGTCAATCCATTGTGGCAGATTATGATGTTGATTATGGTGGTGTATGGCCACAGTGTGTCCTGCAGATTCAGAGCAGCAACAGTGAAATCTGCACAGTTCACAATCAGTGTTATTAACTCACGAAGAAGGTTCCTCGTCTTTAGCTAAAATATGCTATAAGCCCCTGTCCACAATGCACCCCATTGCTGCCTTCTTAAAGTGGAAGAacatttttgaagtgtttaaCCCAATTATTCTTTGCAAACAGATtatgctttcttgttttttccctaTGTATTTTTGCTGGTTTGAGTTATTCATGCCAAAATTTTCTATTTGTCAAGGTCAGTATGGCATTGTAGTGTGGATTAACAGATTCTGGGACACATATGATGCAGATCGGTAAGAGACTCATGCCCTTCTGGAGGGGTACCTGGAGGCCAGATGGGGTATCTTACAGCACTTAACAAAATCCTGATATTTAGGCAACTGAAGTGAGTTCCTATTGATATGAGGAGTTCAAAGAATGTAACCATCTATTCTAGGATGATTTGAATAGCTCTCTATGGAGAGCTATATTAACTACGTCTCCAATGAATATCACGGGAAATAAGACACCTAGCTTATATGTAGACACCTACATTAAGATACATGAGTATATGTGTCTTAATCTGTAACCTCAGTCCCACCCTTGTGTAATTTAGAAACTTAATCCTGCAACACACTAGGCATCACCAGCTGCCACTGAGACATACTGAACAGCGGTAAAATTGGTCACATCGCCTTCCAGGTCTGGCCTTAAACCTGAAGTGGGGACACTAGCAGTGAAAAGAAATCCTCCTAAATCAGCAAAATCCCTTCTCACCTGGATTTGCAAGTCGGCTGCTGGTTGGTCCAAGAATCTGATATGGATCTACAAAATTgtgaaagaaagatttaaaatcaTATAACAATGATGTCAAATATTTTAGGTGTTATTTTTTAAGCTAGTAAGGGGCAGTGTATACTGCCTGATGGGACAGCAGGTCCAACACTGGGGAAAGCAGTTCCTTTCTCTGCATCACAATATTTGCATGTCTTCCCTTAAAACTGGGTGTGGAAGTGAACAATTGCAAGGATACACATTTGCCTTTTGTACTGTACTAGTGTGCACAAGCATATATTCAGACACACTGTAAATTTGTCCCAGAAGTATTCTGTTTCCTACTTAAATAAagtacacatacatacacacacaggcaTCCTTTGGTACTATTGACCATTGTAGTAGGTCAGGGCTTACAGGCACAGACAGGTAATGGGGCGAGAGTCCCCTCTGCAAAGGACAGCAGCCTTTTTTCTTGtaaggcttttgtttttctttggtttttgtgCACCACTGCTAACACTTTCTGTGCCAGAAGAGTCTCCAGAAGAGGGCTGAGAGTGCACGGCTGAACCCAGGCAATGTGGCTGGGTCGATTCTTTGTCACTGAAGTCCAGTGAGGGATCCCCTGTATTAATTTTGCAACTAGGGTTTTCAGAAGAGCCTGTGTCAGCCACACAATGTCCGTAGTATCTCAATGTTTTCCTCAAGGGATtccctctgaaaatgaaaacttattttggCCTCAactgaaatacagcaggaaaaagggaaggcTGTGACAGAAGTACAAAAGCCAAAGTGAtgggctgcaagcacagccCCTCGCCCTTCGCCGAATGACCCTGTCACTGGACTGCCTCGTCTCCTGACAGCTGCTCTCAAATGGCTGCCAGTTTTACAGCCAAGAAGATAATCAGGTTACATTCcttatacatttaaataatctgTGCAGCTCATACACAGCCATTAAATGGTCCTAAGGACTTATATAAATCAGCAGTATATTTCTTGAAAGATTCTCATGGTTGGAAGGCCAGATTAGATAAAACACTATTTGGGCAAAAAGCAGTATAATACTTCCCAGGCACCATGTGTATGAGTTAATGAGATGTAGTCATGTGCACAGTCTTATTTAGCTATaacaaaaaacagaataatGATTTGAAATCCATGTGATAAAAACAGGCTCAGAGTCTTCTGAGCTAAGAATATCCTCCAAATCTCTTTTATTTCCTACTTCTACCCTTTTCCTGTTAACAAAAGCCATAACCACCTCAGAATCTCTGTAGCGCTTTCTAGCTACCTGTCCAAAACACAGTCGAATGCAAAATAAGGGATTAGGTCCTACCTCATGGATTAGCTgctctgaaaacacaaaatgcgCCCATTTTGCAAAACCACTAGTCTACAAACTCATAAACTTCTACCTTCTCCTCAGTTTCCCAATAGACTGAGAATCCTTctaattttcctgtttaatttcaGGAGCCAAATTCAAATAGGCTTCTGTACCCTGtaatccattttcatttctttgcccCATGCCCATTCTCCAACTGCTAGCATTTCAGCTACTGTGGAGTATATGGTCTTCTGACATCCTTACCTTCCACCTTTGTACCTAAACTGTAAGTAGGCACTTTGTTTAACAGCTTTTTCACTCTGCAAGGTCATCACTGTCATTAAACattattaaaagcaattttgagTGGCCATGGGAGCCTTCATCTCAGATCCAGCTGTAGAACCAACTCATACACGTCTGGGGATTTAGTGGTCACCAGCTGGAGATCTCATTAGTGGTCTCAATTAGATGTTGCAATTTGCTTCTGGTTGCTGGGTGAGAGCTGTCCTTCTCATCATATTCAACAAACCCCATAACACCCAGGCataattcaaacaaaatgaCACCCACCTAACTGAGGACGCTGGTCTTCTGTTTTGGGAACTGTTGAGGATGATGGCTGAgtagctgaaaacagaaaaacccatgtagttatttttccagtttggaaGTTGGTCACCAAACCTGTGATAGATCACAGGCCTGGGACTCCTGCTGCTCACCAATCAATGATGGTCACAATAGGATTTAGCTTTATAAGACTATATATAGGGTCATGGACTTGATGAAGCCTGAGTTCATGTAAGGATGTGGCTGCCCCAGTGACTCCACCCAGTATTGCCTACACACAGCTAACAGGCTTTCCAGCCAAGGCACAGGTAAGAATTCTCCAGAGCTGAATGTTGAGGTAGCTCCTATCAGTTCACTTCAGAGTCTATGCAGGTTGCACCAGATATGCATTAGGCCCACAGGCTAGATATACACAGATGCTTTTACCTTTTGACTGAGGACTGGGGTGGGTGTGACTCGTCCACGCTGATCTCCTGGCTTGCTCATAAGGCAgatctgcaaaggaaaaatacaccGATTCATGCAGATATGGCATAAAGTGTTTATGTCCACAAGGGGCACATTTCTAAGGGACTCACTGGCTtggaaaaaattactgaaataagaAGGATATTCCTTGTTAAAACCTTTATCGTCTTCATTGTCTCTAAAAGTAATAGTACCACATTGccctctgcatttctctttaGAGGTGCTTATTCTTGTTAGATGTCCAAACTGCACTCAAATAGCTGGTACAAATATGCTATAGAGTCCATCATTTCCAAAGGCTCAGAGTACTCCCTTTGGTCCTCTTCCTCAGCGCAGAACACCAAGGAATGACACACACTGCACATCATGGACAATTTATGCTAGAGTCTTGCAGGAGAAGTCCCCCAAGAGGTCAGAGCTCAGATTAAGCATAAAGTGTGTACCACTCCCTCCCAATCTCAGCAtgtaacagtattttcttttaagaagatAGGCTTTAGTTGATTTAATGTGCCATTCTCTGCTAGTCTGTTGCTGTCACCCTTTGAGATTAATCAAACCTTATAGGTTGAGTTTGAGAGCTCCTTCTTCTGCCACCTGGTCATAGGCAGAAGTATGTGAGACAATAAGGTCTTGGTTTTGTCTGTTGGAGATTCCTCTAAACCACTGTTGTATGTTTACGTTTGCACTAGCTCTCATTGCCATCACGCACTTTATTATGATCTCCCTGTGATATTATTCCTCATGCTTGCAAACACTCTCTTCCTCAGATGCACGCTCTGGTCTCACTCTCCATAGTTCAGAATCCATCCTTTTGGGATAATTGATTGCTGCACTTTGCCAATCTCACTTGTTTCTCTTCTACtagtaatttcaaattattaatatttttttccacacccCAGGATCCTCACAGATCTTTAGAAACATTAACATGTGAAAACAGTGAACATACTTAAATGTtaaagatatatatgtatacatgttatatctcttccaaaaaatagatagctttttttcctgctttatctatttaaatattcctttctgcttcttggGACAAGCTCCTTAACTTTATGTATCTaaattttcatttgccttttctttcatttagtcATTACTTCTATTTCGTTTAAATGCTttagcatataaaaataaagaaactaaaACATAAAAGCTTTCTTCATAAAGTATAGGTAGCAAATTCAAATGTTTGGTTTACCCTTTGAAATCTTTTGCAGTTGCCTGTGCTTTTCTATGGCTGGCTTTAACACATTAGCTAAAATTGCTGTCAAAATCAGACACTTATCTTGCCCACAATCTCAGGAACATAGCAGTACCCACCTGGGTGAACTAAGTTGATGTGGATGATTTGATTCTTAACAGTgcttgtgctttattttaaaaatgatgttTGGAAATGAAACCAGTTAGGAATTAAAGAAACAGTCACAGATTGTCTCTGTGCAAAACAGATGTATCTCTGCCAATTTCCAAGCACTATGAGCAGAAGTATCGAATGGAAATAAAGTGTAATGTGAAATTCACAACCAAATTGCCCGTAACTTATTTAGTCTGTTTGGCTTGAGGAGCAGACTGGCACTACCAGCACTGTCGTCTCGCAGAATCTTACACTTCAAAACCTTTGATTTTGCTGAGATATGCAATTTATCTTTGTATTGTATTTGAATAACTTGTGATCTTCTATCCCTGATTTCTTGAGAACTATTCCACAGTCTTGTCCTTCAGAAACTCGGAGAAAATAACGTGAATTGTACAAGTGCTCATCTCTGAGCAGAAAACTGGTGTGCAGGTGAATCTGTAACATGCAGATGTCCTAACTAGGTTGAGATCAACACTATTAACTGTTGTAGTTAGAAACACCTTATGGCCTGAGGACTTTATCatctggcaaaaaaaatcagaaggacTCTGGTCATGTTTCCAGGGGGTTCTGAGTTCTGTATGTACAGAGGGGGGACAGGGCTCAGCCATGGGCTGCTTGCATGTATCTTGTCCAGTCCTGCCTTGCCTGGCCAGTTCTCCACCTCCATGGCAGCCTTGCCAGGGAGATTCTGGTGACATAAGGAACCTaatttttccccagttcttCCATtccctgcccagaaagactACAGACAAATAGGGCAGAAAGATCACATAGAAGGTATGTGCTTGTCATTAGGCTGTACAACTCCTCCCACAATCTCATCTCTCCTTGCCTCGCCTCTCCtcgcctctcctctcctctcccctcctttgCCTCTCTCTCCTATTTGTGTGTCTCCAAATTATTAGACACCTGTACGCTGAGTGCTGTGTGATGCTGTGTGCTTGTACTCAGTGACACTTGCAACCTTGAAATATATTTGGTACAAATTTAGTACTGTGAGAAAACTGGTTTGCCTTTTAACTCAACACATCATAAGATGGTTTTCCGACTACACCCtctccattaaaagaaaaatccagttaTCAGCCTTTCTTGAAATAGCACAAAATTCCAACTTCATTCTTAGTTCAGTATTGTGCCTTGATAAACATGTTGCTATCCTAGATAAGCAAATCTGTTCTTATTCATGAGATATTAGTACAGCATGTCCTTATCTTAGACAGATCTTTGATGGGAATGCTCCTGTTTGATGAGACATGTAGACAAACCCATATTAGGTCTTCCCGAGCTCCTGATAGCTTCATTGTATTACTTTCAGCTTGCTGAAACCTCATGTTCTGTTGTAAAGGTGACTGAAGAAATATGCCTTTGTCATTGCAGGTCATTACAAGCCCTGCACATTTCCTATTTTCTATTGTAGTGCCTTAACAATGGCAATGCTTAATTACTTTCTCCAAAATTGCACCCCAGGATTTGGCTAATTCCCATTTAGCATTATTTattccccccccatccccccccatTTTTGACCTTTTTCATGTCATCAAGTGATTGTCCCCAGGGTCTGCTATTGCTCTCACATGAAGGACGCTTTGTTATGGAAAAGCTTCTTTGCCATCTAGTTGAAATGTGACATTTAACTAAAAGGAGTACCACAGAATAAGtcaacaaaatgtttcttgagagaaaactgaatttgtgcaaaaaaatcttttttctttccaaatgaaaattctgattttaaagatgtttgtCAACTTTGAAttgtaaaagataaaataaaataatactttcaaAATCACATGATACTTTGTTGTAGGAATTGTTTAGTTAGGATATATGGGTTTACACAGAAGAATAGAGACACcctatatataaaatacaactcCCACAAGTAATTGTGTAAACACAGGAAGATGTTGACATAAAGCATTTAGTTTTGTAAGTGTCACTGTAAATGCGATTTAGATAGAATGCTGAAATGAAGGAGTCCACTATGTCTGATATGTGTTTTTTAAGAACCTTCTACTTCAGAGAAaactagtattttattttgccatcaCAAGTCAGGataaaacaaatattgaaaTCATAGAATTTCTCATGggataaaaaaatccagtttttgTTCAAGTCCACTGGAAACATACCCATAAAATAGTATTCTTTCACAGCAGACTCATTCTAGCCTTTGCCTGAAATCCTCTCAATTGGCATGGTTATTTCCTGCAGGACAGCCAGGTCCCTCTGGTCTTATGTTACATGTTCATTTTCATTGGAAACTACTAAGAGTTTGGGGCATTCAGTTTTACATTGCATAGCTGGTAATTGTTTCTATAGCTATGCTTTGTCTTCTCATCCATATCCATGTCCACATTCCTCCATGCCATTCAAAGCTCCTGGGTGCTACAATAACCTGTGATCACGAGGGCCACAGTCTGCTTTAATGTTTCATGAAAATGTCTAACTTTTTTTGGAATATCCTTTCTTCTAATACTGAGACTAAGCAGGTACTCTGTGACACTCTTTATTTTGATAATTATATCATGTTTCCTCATGCCCAAACCCTGAGTTGAACAATTTGAAACTTTTATATCTTTCAACATGCTCGAAAGATTTTCCATATTCCCATGGCTTGCTCTAAGCACCTTCTAATTCTGCAAATAGCCTCTTTGATAAGGGACGATTCACACGGCTTTCTGTACAAGGCTACACTGCTGATTTATTTAATGGTATAGTCAGATTTCCCATATGATCCTCCActgtgtttcttcatttttttacttttttttcactttggccaACAACTGGAGCAGTGGCTTTCACTGTGCCATAAATAAAGATGCTTATGTTAAGTTCTTCTTTCATGAATGAAGAGGGTTAATTTGAAATCAGTAAGATATGCAAACAACTTGTGTCTTATACTGCATTTATCAACTTGTATTTTCAGCTGTTAACATATTGCCAGTTCGT contains these protein-coding regions:
- the ERG gene encoding transcriptional regulator ERG isoform X5, with the protein product MTASSSSEYGQTSKMSPRVPQQDWLSQPPARVTIKMECNPNQVNGSRNSPDDCSVAKGGKMVSGSDNVGMNYGNYMEEKHVPPPNMTTNERRVIVPADPTLWSTDHVRQWLEWAVKEYGLPDVDILLFQNIDGKELCKMTKDDFQRLTPSYNADILLSHLHYLRETPLPHLTSDDVDKALQNSPRLMHARNTGGATFIFPNTSVYPEATQRITTRPDLPYEQARRSAWTSHTHPSPQSKATQPSSSTVPKTEDQRPQLDPYQILGPTSSRLANPGSGQIQLWQFLLELLSDSSNSNCITWEGTNGEFKMTDPDEVARRWGERKSKPNMNYDKLSRALRYYYDKNIMTKVHGKRYAYKFDFHGIAQALQPHPPESSMYKYPSDLPYMSSYHAHPQKMNFVAPHPPALPVTSSSFFAAPNPYWNSPTGGIYPNTRLPAAHMPSHLGTYY
- the ERG gene encoding transcriptional regulator ERG isoform X3, whose product is MIQTVPDPAAHIKEALSVVSEDQSLFECAYGSPHLAKTEMTASSSSEYGQTSKMSPRVPQQDWLSQPPARVTIKMECNPNQVNGSRNSPDDCSVAKGGKMVSGSDNVGMNYGNYMEEKHVPPPNMTTNERRVIVPADPTLWSTDHVRQWLEWAVKEYGLPDVDILLFQNIDGKELCKMTKDDFQRLTPSYNADILLSHLHYLRERGATFIFPNTSVYPEATQRITTRPDLPYEQARRSAWTSHTHPSPQSKATQPSSSTVPKTEDQRPQLDPYQILGPTSSRLANPGSGQIQLWQFLLELLSDSSNSNCITWEGTNGEFKMTDPDEVARRWGERKSKPNMNYDKLSRALRYYYDKNIMTKVHGKRYAYKFDFHGIAQALQPHPPESSMYKYPSDLPYMSSYHAHPQKMNFVAPHPPALPVTSSSFFAAPNPYWNSPTGGIYPNTRLPAAHMPSHLGTYY
- the ERG gene encoding transcriptional regulator ERG isoform X4, with protein sequence MASTIKEALSVVSEDQSLFECAYGSPHLAKTEMTASSSSEYGQTSKMSPRVPQQDWLSQPPARVTIKMECNPNQVNGSRNSPDDCSVAKGGKMVSGSDNVGMNYGNYMEEKHVPPPNMTTNERRVIVPADPTLWSTDHVRQWLEWAVKEYGLPDVDILLFQNIDGKELCKMTKDDFQRLTPSYNADILLSHLHYLRERGATFIFPNTSVYPEATQRITTRPDLPYEQARRSAWTSHTHPSPQSKATQPSSSTVPKTEDQRPQLDPYQILGPTSSRLANPGSGQIQLWQFLLELLSDSSNSNCITWEGTNGEFKMTDPDEVARRWGERKSKPNMNYDKLSRALRYYYDKNIMTKVHGKRYAYKFDFHGIAQALQPHPPESSMYKYPSDLPYMSSYHAHPQKMNFVAPHPPALPVTSSSFFAAPNPYWNSPTGGIYPNTRLPAAHMPSHLGTYY